TTTACTGGACTGCCAGGGAGAAGAGAATTCAAGCGCTCGGCTATCTTCAGTAGTCCCATTAAAATGACTGGGGCAATTAGCGCTGTATATGTTGCAGTACACTTTGGGGCCGGGCCTTGGTGGGAGTCCTAGCGGTTGGACCCGCACTGATCAGTTACATCTTTTGGGTAAGGCAAAACGTAAtttagtgggacaacccctttaatgattaggGTTTTTCCCTGTTTCCTCCCAGCTGCTATGGACTGTTTGTGTCCCTGTCCAATGACATCCCTATGGATAGGTCATGTGagcaggcagccaatcacaacctactGCACTAATTCGTCAGCCACGATGACATTACTGCCACAGGCCGTGACTGGGTGTCCCGCTCACATGATATATCATCCCCTAAATACACGATctgtaaaaataaatttaaaaactataaaaaaaattggAGTATAAAAGATTTCAAGGGATTTTGTCACCGTCCGTGTCcacagcatgcagagtgacagctctccctGCACACAAAATGGGAAAGCGCTGTCAGTCTGCAGGATGGTGGGAAGAAGCCGGCATGGTTCGCCTCCCTCTCTCAAAGCTCAGCTTCAAGCCAAAGGTCATGAAACCGGTGACAATCTCTTTTGAGGGCTTATTCCAACGTACCTACATCGGCCAGGTTTTCAAAcaaggccgatatacgctgcccctctatgCAGgggggagaagctggatgggtgCAGTGCACCAAActccctctccactgtttgcaatgggaggggacgggatgggggtggaacttagctctgcccctcccattgcaaacagtgacgaggggagggagctcagtgcactgctgccGGCCTgtaccgcctcctccccctgcagagaatgaCAGCATATACCggtcgggcatgaaaacccagccgatatacggacatctgaataagccctaagaatcatggctttttttcccagaaacagcCCCACCCCTGGCCATAGGTTATTGtcagtactgcagcccacctctattGAAGGGAATGGCACTGAGCAGCAATATCACAATAAACTGTGGACTGGGGTGGTGCTGTTCTTAGAAaaccatggctgcttttttcTAATCTTGATCAACTCCTTTAATTCACTAGGAACCAGGACTTATTTTTCTACCGCAAAGTGGGACTATGATGTTAACAAAACTGTTCAAGAGACATACCATTTAATGAGAGCAATACTAGAATATGCGGTAAGCGATCGCCAGGACTGGTTGCTAAATGTTCCCATCTACAACACAATGGTTGTCCAAGCATTGCTACTTGAATGGCGCTGAGATCCAGTTACCTACATGGCACCTAGACCAGATGGACCCCTACAAATCAGGGTCAGGATACCTAAATATCACTCGTAATGACTGGAATATCCCTTTTAGGTGACTTCCTCATATATGGAGTCTATGGGGAAATGTATCTCAACAACCTCTAAACCGTTTGCACATTTTTGGAATCCCAAGCTCTCGAATTAAGGACCAGATAATAGAACTATTTCTGTGTGTCCTTTAAGGGTTGATTTTGATCCAGCTGTTGACCACGTAAAACGCGGCATGGAGAGGCTGGGTGAACTTGTTTCTGAAGGCGAAGAGTAGCTCTACTGGGGAGCAGATCCTGTAGAAGGAGAGTGTGCCGAGATCGTAATCCAGATACACCGCCacggaggacatggaggatgTGTCATACTCGATCTCCCGACACACTGAATCGTAACAGGCCACCACGCAGTCTTCACTCCAGGTCAGGCACCAGGACTGCTTGTTGTAACCTAGAAACGCATCTAGGCCATTCTTCATGATGGAGGGATAGGCGACGCCAACACTCTTCACGCCTTTCTTGCCAACTTTGACTTCCCAGTAGTGTCGTCCAGAAGAGAAGGCCAACTCGCTGAGAACGTGACTGGTTTTAAATTGCCCTGGCTTTGGTTTATTTTGGTTGCTTGTAATTGATCTGTAGGTCACAGCCTTGCGGTTGGCCGACACCCTGAGGTAGTTGCTCGCCGTGGAGCTATTAAGCAGCACGTCAACTTTCCACTTTATGTGAAGGCATTGAGAGGTCAATTGCATTGGAAGGGATTTTGCAAAACTTTTAAAACTCTTCTCAAGTTTAAGGAAGACAAGCAGAAAGTCAAACCGGACATCTAAGAAGGACAAGCCGGCATGGTGGACCGTCTGCAGCTTAGAGTGGAGCTTGTTCTGGAGAAGGAGCACCAGATCATCCTGGTTACACATAGCCTCGATCTGCCTTATCTCCTCGGACAGCTGTTCTTCCTTTATCTCTAGAGAAACTATTTCATCTGATGCTTTCTTAAAGAGTTCCGCTTCTTGAAGTTTAATATCAGCTTCCACGTTAGCCGCTGCTTCTCGCATGCAATTCAGAAGGCCACAGCATAACGATCTGATCACAGCGGTTAACTCTTTCGCCGCCTCTTTGTTTCTGCTTATCACCTCCTTCAAACAGTTTGCTTTTTTCTTAAGCGTTTTGACTTCAGTGTGCATGTGGTTCACGATCTTTTGAAGCTCCTCCCTTCTTTGACAAGAGGCGACCTCCAGCAACTCCACCGCGTGACCTCGGTGATCGCCAGTTAGGCAAGATGTGCAAATGAGAGTCTTTTCCTTCAGGCAGAAGAACTTAAGGATTTCACAATGGGTGCTACAGATCCTGTTCTGCAGCGTGGACGTGACGTCATCCAACGAGTGCTCCTGCTGTTTGCTGTGGACCTCGAGGTGCTTCGCGCACAAAAAAGATTCACGGTGAAGGCAGGCTTTGACGGCAGGGCTGGGATACTGCAGGCAGTAGGTGCATGAGGCTTCCCCGAGACGGAAGTGATTCTCAACTGACTTCCAGTTCTGAGCGATGCTCTGCAGCTTGCTGTTGATGGCCAGCGGGTCATTGGTCTGTGACGTTTGCTTGCACTCCGGGCAGCGGTATGTGCCACTACAGCTCTGCTCACTAATGTAAGTCTTGATGCAGCCGCTGCAGAAGCTATGTCCGCAGTGCAGCATCACGGGGTCGCTGTAGATGTCCAAGCAGAGGGAGCAGATGATCTCCTTCTTTAGGAACGTGTACGCCATTGCTAGCGGCTTGGAGCAGAATACGGCAAGAGGTAATTATCTAGAGacaaaaacgcaaaaaaataaataaatcaattaGGTCCCAACATACATGTTTCACTGTTCTCACAGGGAATTCGGGCGTGTACTGTGGGGGGGACCCCTGTAGCAGCCAGAAGCCTCACAGCAAGAGATAGGTGTGATCTGTCAGATGAAGGGGATATATGGCTGATTTCATGTACAGAAAGGGGTCAAAGAACAGAAATGAGCCCCATAGTGACCGCCCATACGCCTTTATagtggtcattaaccccttagtgagggagcttttttgcttttttccccatttttgttttttcctactcccttttaaaaaatcgtagctctttatttatccatcgacgtcgctgtatgagggcttgttgttttttgcgggacgagttgtatttttcaatggcactatttattgtaccatataatgtactgaaaaactttttaaaaattctaagcggagagaaatggaaaaaaaacgacattccaccatctttcagtgcgtcccgcttctacggcgcacaaactgcaacaaaaacgacctgatatttttattctatgggtcagtacgattactacgataccaaacttatatagtattgtttttgctgtagtacttgtatttttttttttaaagatatttaatttttttcaattattttctgcggtcattttgtgcgcgcgataacttttttatttttccgtcgacgtagttgtgcaagggctcattttttgcgggatgttctgtagtttccgatagtatcaatttggaatacatacgactttttgatcagaGCAGCCGGAgaagccccattcaacagaacagaagaccgcacagcgcaagcgcgtctaatggaaggagaaggcagcgttagtcggcgccatggagacggggacgccagcaccggaggaggtaagtgtataacttctgtatggctcatatttaatgcacgatgtatattacaaagtgcattaatatggccatacagaagtgtatagacccacttgctgccgcgggacaacccctttaaggcagccctggggccattcattaggcccccggctgccatgacacctgcacggctcccccgatctcaccgcggggaggccgtgtgttcgggggatttaaatgccgcgatcggccgaacgtggctattgcccgcgggtgtcagctgtaataaacagctgacgcccgcgctgtatggagggtgATAGCgtcgctacctccctccatactcgtcctgcaacagcaggacgtagttttacgatagcgccgtcactaaggggttaagggattcAAGCCGGCATGGGTCTCTTGTGCCAAGAAGAGACGGTCCTGCTGTATGGGCTGGGAGCGGAGAATCCTCAGTTCTCAACCATTTAACTCCTTCCATGCCACAACCAATAGTGATTAACAGTCTTAAGACAGAAGTcatgcagtgtactatgctagcAACTGAATGATCGCCTCTTCAATTCCCTTTAACACTCCAGCACGTACAATTAATTCATGGAGGGGAAAAATACATTTCATCCCACAAAAAGACAAACCCTCAGACAGCAACATTGATGAATAAGTAAAAGGGTTAAGTGGCTTTTAAAAAAAGTTAGGAGGAAAaccagaaaatgaaaaaataaaaaaaaaaaaaatcagcataaaaaacatttaaaacaccAAGAGAGCAGCTTATAATATATAGAAAAAACATTTCGCCACAAAAcaattctaaaataaaaaaaaaaacaccaaaagatAAAACTTCACACAATCGGTATTGCCGCGCTCATAATGACCTGAACAATGAAGATTCAGCCATTTATGCCGCACGGGGATTCAGATTTTTCATCCGTCTGCCtcaaaaaaaaatgctatttaaaaaataatcaaaaactcAGGTGTACCCCAAAAAGGTATCAATGAAAATTACGACTTTTTCTGCATAAAAACAAGCCCTGTAAGTGGTAAAATGAAAGGATGGTGGCAGCAATGAAAATCAGTGGgtttatctttaaccccttcttaTCCCATAAATGCACATCCTGGCTGGGAAACCGCTCCTGCGAATGGACGATGCACTTAAGCCAACGTCATCCTCCATAGCCGGCTAGGACTAACAGAGTCATCCATAGGCCATAGCCGGCTGGGACTGACAGCGGGGAAACACTGatacctgctgttaaccccttacatgcatgTAAAAGGCTCACATTGGGAGTGCAcgtcctctgtgatgttatcagcCCTCTGCCATATAACTGCAGAGGCCAATTGGTTGGTCTGACCTTTGCTATGattagcgataatgcattgcaatacagaagtactgcagtgtattatcagagcgatcatagcatcaaaggaaaataaaaaaatggtgagactttccccttaaccccttaatgacatgacctattttggaccaagcgatttttggtatttttccatctccatttttcaaaagccaaaacttttttttatttttccgtcgatgcggccgtatgagggcttgttttttgcgtggcgagcagtagtttttatcggtgccacttttgggtacatagacaatattgtaaatttttttttttttttttttaatgataacggagagaaaacgcatcaattctgccatagatttctttttcttctttttacagcgttaatcatgcagcataaatgacacactaaatgttttctgcggaccggtacagttgcaacgataccaaaattgttattttttttaggtttttacactttttttgcaataaaactccttttttggggaaattttttttttctctatagctgcattcaaagtcctgtaactttttatttttctatgtacggagctctatgagggctaattttttgagagacgagctgtagtttttgttggtaccattttgaagactgtacggcttttttgataacttttattgcatttattgggaggcaaaatgctaaaaattagcatttttcctctgtttttttagcgggttttttacgctttttgccgtacaaaataaaaagcgtgttcaactttttgtacacgtcgttacggacgcgtcaataccaaatatgtggggttttaatttttttcacactattagaagtacaaaaaaaggttttttttacatttttctttacatttttttttttttacacagtttgagtccctctgagggacttacatcactgtacctatgatcactgtgataaggcatggcagagctactgcccagCCTTATCGCTTATACTGCGATCATAGTCATAGGCAAtataggacgccagtgtctggcgtcctgttgccatggtgacaggccgggctctcgcgatgatatCGCGAGAGACGGCCGGCgacagagggagcgcactacctctgtgaactctttccctgccgcgatctaagggAAGGGGGTTAACAatgggggcgcatctctgatgccctcccgctgttgcagcgggacgccggctgtgactgacagccggctcccgctgcggaatagtacgaggtcagtcatgatcttgcgctatcccgatgacgtaccggtacgtcatggagcgggaaagggtcaaagaaaaaaattgtaattgaaAAGCCCacgtttggtattgctgcgtccgtgaTGACCTTACAATAAACTGAACaccttttatcctgcatggcaacggctacattaaaaaaaactataaaaactataaaaactaggcgaaaatacttttttaaaattcatttcacctcccaaaaatgcaatagaaaTGATTAATCTACAGCCGGTCACACAGGAAACGAGCCGTTACTGAGGTCCGCCGCTGCAAAAATAAAGGTTATTGGACTTTAAAGGCCGCAATGCAAAATATATATGTGCAAAACTGGAGAAGCcgaaggccgaatgcccacggaggGATCATGGCTGCCGAATtcacggtcagacacccgccacaaactccgtccatagacatgcggTGTAAATCGATTCTCCCCACgggcggaaatcaactgcgattctctgctcacaggGGAGATTCACAGCATGTTCTGTCCTGAGCGGGaaatcacacggacggcttccattgcagtgaatggaagccatctgccccGCGATACTTCTTCAGTGCTCGCTGAATCGGCATCACAGTCCAGCGccatgcactgcgcatgcgtgccagacgagACACTCGCGGCAGGACTGGAGAGCTGagcatagggtctctggggggcgccgggtctgatccTGCTGTGATATTTTGCGGGTggcatccgacccggccgtgggcatgaggcctaaaaaatatTTACGTCATTTTGGAGTCATCATAATCGtatcgacctgcagaaaaaacgtAAACTGCATAACTAATGCTGTAAAATAATGCCAGAACTTATAGGTCAATAGCAGGTAATTGCCAGGGACCTGCCGCACGGGACCCCGACAATCACCTGGTCAGCCGGCTGGCAGTGCTGCGGGCGCGGCGTGAGTCATAGTAGTCGGCGCCTAAAGTGGCCTGGCTGGCGTCactcccagtgatttcaatgacagTGAAGCCAATTAGGCCCCCTTTGGGGTCGTCCACTATGACTCACGTCCCGCCCGCAGCACTGCCAGCCGGCTGACCAGGTGATTGTCGGGGTCCCGTGCGGCAGGTCCCTGGCAATTACCCATTGATAAGGATCCCCTCAATACAACGCCTGTCAGAATAccgtctaagggctcagtcaccccTGACCATGCCCATTGCCCCCCATGTTAGATCTGTTGTAGGTGTGACTGGGCCCTAAGGCCGGGATCACAAGGGGACGAATGTCCGTCGTTAACCTTAAGCCCGAGACTAAACAGCAAAGTAGATGCGATCTGCAAAAATCTGGTCCACATGCAGCGGCGCTGACACCAACATGCTGCGTGGCATCCAAACCCGCGGCGTGCCAATCGTACGGCCGTTTCCACGGCCGGCTCTCTCCGCTCTACGGGAAGAGATGGTCGCAGCAGAATGCAGGCGGTCGCTTCACACCTGCAGCGGATAGGGCGGGTATGAAGCggcagaaatctcacggaatgtccATGCGGCTCCGCTGCCAACATTCTTAGGTTTCCGCCCGTGTGATCTCGGCCTTCGGGGGCTCATAGGAGTGTAATAACCAGCATATCACATGTGCGATGTACGCCTGCACAATACCCCGTGAATGGAGTCAACCAACGGACAAGGATTGTCATGGAGCCACTCCCACTTGGGCTTTATAACACGGTGCAGTGAGCGCCATCTACTGCAGTACTATGGtactgcatgagcgatcaaaGGCAAGttcaaggggagagagagaactgGACAGAGGAGGTAAATACAATGTATCATCTCTATATAATCAGTTTAACCCCTCTAATGCTGCCCTGCATCTCATCTGGGGGCTGTTTGGGACCTCTGACCACTTTTCAGGGTATTTAATTGCCATTAAGCCACAAACCCCCGACTTATGCCCCATatgtgcagcaggaaggggttaatacaggaTCAGCCCCCCTAATAACACTGTAACCAGGCGACTCTCCCCATCCCCAGCGCCACAAGTCTGGGCCAGCAGGCAGGTCAGGGGCCACAGGTAAGGCTCCAGGAGCTCGGTCACGTGTCCCACTAGTGCGGGGCCCTCGGGGTCTACAGGCTGCTACAAGCGGAGGACATATTTCTCAGCGCAGCCCCCTCTACTCTCCTGCCCCGCTCCGGTAAGGCCCGCCCGGAGCTCCTCCATCGCCCGACTACACGGGGCTCCAGCCCGCACTCACCTCCGTGCCGTCCTGGAGCGCACTGCGCAGAGCCCGCCGAAGAGGAGCTATACAGGAGACCCGGCAGCCAATCAGCGGCCTCAGAACGAACCAGCCGCATGACACGTGACAGTAGGGTCTAGTTGTGTTCCAGCAGCGGGTTTGGTTGCGCGGGAATGGTTTTGGCGCCATAACCGTTACACTGCCGGCAGGAGGGAGACGCCGTGTGGTAACTAGAAGGGCGCCATTATCTGCCCCAGAGCGCAGGGTGTGTAGGGTGCAGACATGACTCCACCGCCCAGGAAAAGGCCATGAATGTCATACTAGTGTCCACACAGAGAGGCTTATCTCTGCCCATGTCTGTCAGTTCACTTATGGCCGTCTGTCCGCTCCGCAGGCGACAGCAGCGTCTGACTGAAGTACCGCGGCAACGGGGAAATACTAGTATAGACGATGAGCATTCAGGAAAATGGCGCAGCCGCCCCCCGAGCACGTCACCGTTCCTGCGCAGTCCGCCTCAGCCGCCCCCGAGCACGTCGCCGTTCCTGCGCAGTCCGCCTCAGCCGCCCACCGAGCACGCCGCCGTTCCTGCGCAGTCCGCCTCAGCCGCCCACCGAGCACGTCGCAGTTCCTGCGCAGTCCGCCTCAGCCGCCCCCCGAGCACGTCGCCGTTCCTGCGCAGTCCGCCTCAGCCGCCCACCGAGCACGTCGCCGTTCCTGCGCAGTCCGCCTCAGCCGTCCCCCGAGCACGTCGCCGTTCCTGCGCAGTCCGCCTCagccgcccccccgagcacgtCGCCGTTCCTGCGCAGTCCGCCTCAGCCGTCCACCGAGCACGTCGCCGTTCCTGCGCAGTCCGCCTCAGCCGTCCACCGAGCACGTCGCCGTTCCTGCGCAGTCCGCCTCagccgcccccccgagcacgtCGCCGTTCCTGCGCAGTCCGCCTCAGCCGCCCCCCGAGCACGTCGCCGTTCCTGCGCAGTCCGCCTCAGCCGCCCCCCGAGCACGTCGCCGTTCCTGCGCAGGCCGCCTCAGCCGTCTCCCGAGCACGTCGCCGTTCCTGCGCAGTCCGCCTCagccgcccccccgagcacgtCGCCGTTCCTGCGCAGTCCGCCTCAGCCGTCCCCCGAGCACGTCACCGTTCCTGCTCAGTCTGCCTCACCCGTCCCCCGAGCACGTCGC
This region of Eleutherodactylus coqui strain aEleCoq1 chromosome 5, aEleCoq1.hap1, whole genome shotgun sequence genomic DNA includes:
- the LOC136628695 gene encoding tripartite motif-containing protein 60-like, translated to MAYTFLKKEIICSLCLDIYSDPVMLHCGHSFCSGCIKTYISEQSCSGTYRCPECKQTSQTNDPLAINSKLQSIAQNWKSVENHFRLGEASCTYCLQYPSPAVKACLHRESFLCAKHLEVHSKQQEHSLDDVTSTLQNRICSTHCEILKFFCLKEKTLICTSCLTGDHRGHAVELLEVASCQRREELQKIVNHMHTEVKTLKKKANCLKEVISRNKEAAKELTAVIRSLCCGLLNCMREAAANVEADIKLQEAELFKKASDEIVSLEIKEEQLSEEIRQIEAMCNQDDLVLLLQNKLHSKLQTVHHAGLSFLDVRFDFLLVFLKLEKSFKSFAKSLPMQLTSQCLHIKWKVDVLLNSSTASNYLRVSANRKAVTYRSITSNQNKPKPGQFKTSHVLSELAFSSGRHYWEVKVGKKGVKSVGVAYPSIMKNGLDAFLGYNKQSWCLTWSEDCVVACYDSVCREIEYDTSSMSSVAVYLDYDLGTLSFYRICSPVELLFAFRNKFTQPLHAAFYVVNSWIKINP